The following coding sequences are from one Streptomyces angustmyceticus window:
- a CDS encoding L,D-transpeptidase, whose product MTAHQQSRAGDRATSRAGGRARGRAGRGAARTAPRTRLVLAAAAGLAGAAALAACAQAEDFAGGKPRSPEQTIRVVPHNGAHGVRADGRLEVRVPEGRLERVEVRRTGGAGRQPVAGRISPDGMVWRPAQARLQLGARYTVDAVALDGAGHRSARHTSFTTSAPVHRLAGHFSPQGDATVGTGLIYSMVFNRQVADRAAVERAVRVTARPPVEIAAHWFGRRRLDFRPRERWRPGTRITVDLRLRGVKAGPGAYGTQRRTVHYQVARDQVSVIDAARHTMTVRQGGRVVAVLPVTAGDDENPTYNGTMVILERQSMTRMDGDTVGFGAEYDIPDVPHAMRLTRSGTFLHGNYWAPPEVFGGLNTSHGCVGLKDVKGGGPHTPAGWFFGRSIVGDTVVVTRSPERTVAPDNGLGGWNMPWGTWRAGSALR is encoded by the coding sequence ATGACCGCCCATCAGCAGAGCCGAGCAGGGGACCGAGCGACGAGCCGCGCGGGGGGCCGGGCGCGGGGCCGGGCGGGCCGCGGGGCGGCGCGGACCGCCCCGCGCACCCGCCTCGTCCTCGCCGCCGCGGCCGGGCTCGCCGGCGCGGCGGCACTGGCCGCCTGCGCGCAGGCGGAGGACTTCGCCGGCGGCAAACCGCGCTCCCCGGAGCAGACGATCCGGGTCGTCCCGCACAACGGCGCGCACGGCGTACGGGCCGACGGGCGGCTGGAGGTCCGAGTGCCCGAGGGACGCCTGGAGCGGGTCGAGGTCCGCCGGACCGGCGGGGCGGGCCGGCAGCCCGTCGCCGGGCGGATCTCCCCGGACGGCATGGTCTGGCGGCCCGCCCAGGCACGGCTCCAACTGGGTGCGAGATACACCGTCGACGCCGTGGCGCTGGACGGCGCCGGCCACCGCTCGGCCCGCCACACCAGCTTCACCACCTCCGCGCCCGTCCACCGCCTCGCCGGCCACTTCTCACCGCAGGGCGACGCCACGGTCGGCACCGGCCTGATCTACTCGATGGTCTTCAACCGGCAGGTCGCCGACCGCGCGGCCGTCGAACGCGCCGTCAGGGTCACCGCCCGGCCCCCCGTCGAGATCGCCGCCCACTGGTTCGGCCGCCGCCGGCTGGACTTCCGGCCCCGTGAGCGCTGGCGTCCCGGCACCCGGATCACCGTGGACCTGCGGCTGCGCGGGGTGAAGGCCGGGCCGGGCGCCTACGGGACCCAGCGCCGGACCGTCCACTACCAGGTCGCCCGGGACCAGGTCAGCGTCATCGACGCCGCCCGGCACACCATGACGGTGCGCCAGGGCGGCCGGGTGGTGGCGGTGCTGCCGGTCACCGCGGGCGACGACGAGAACCCCACCTACAACGGGACGATGGTGATCCTGGAGCGGCAGTCCATGACGCGGATGGACGGCGACACCGTCGGCTTCGGCGCCGAGTACGACATCCCGGACGTGCCGCACGCCATGCGCCTGACCCGGTCGGGGACCTTCCTGCACGGCAACTACTGGGCGCCGCCCGAGGTCTTCGGCGGCCTCAACACCAGCCACGGCTGCGTCGGACTGAAGGACGTCAAGGGCGGCGGCCCCCACACCCCGGCCGGCTGGTTCTTCGGCCGCTCGATCGTCGGCGACACCGTCGTGGTGACCCGCTCCCCGGAGCGCACGGTCGCGCCGGACAACGGCCTCGGCGGCTGGAACATGCCGTGGGGGACGTGGCGGGCCGGGTCCGCGCTGCGCTGA
- the glgX gene encoding glycogen debranching protein GlgX has translation MSSAPEQEAVADEPVAPPADIRPGSPTPLGARYRTGPDGIAGTNFALWAGGAEAVELCLFDDAERETRHALTELTHEIWHGFLPGVRPGQRYGYRVHGRWDPWTGARWNPAKLLLDPYARAVDGDFGTRTEPAGAGFALPAQLYGHVRDWPEQRAADTVRDDRDSAPYVPKGVVVGEDTGEEGGADEWQDDRRPKTPWPDSVLYELHVRGFTMRHPGVPERLRGTYAGLAHPAALEHLVRLGVTAVELLPVHQFAHEDHLVRRGLRNYWGYNSIGYFAPHAGYAATGTRGQQVGEFKRMVRALHDAGIEVILDVVYNHTAEAGELGPTLSLRGIDNRGYYRLAGEARRYTDYTGCGNTLHVVQPHVLRLITDSLRYWVTEMGVDGFRFDLAAALARSLHDVDMLSPFLAVIAQDPVLRRVKLIAEPWDVGSGGYQVGAFPPLWTEWNDRYRDTVRDFWRGAQHDVRDLGYRLSGSSDLYAWGGRRPYASVNFITAHDGFTLRDLVSYEHKRNADNGEGNRDGTHDNRSWNCGAEGETDDREVRALRRRQLRNLLTTLLLSTGVPMLVAGDEMGRTQHGNNNAYCQDNATSWVDWSLLDDPEWRPLAGLAARLIALRRAHPVLRRRAFFSGRPHHRGGLRDLAWFTADGTEMTEQDWYTPGATLGMYLSGNDISQHDARGIRVVDDSFLAVLHAADRPLPFTLPGPPWARAYELLVDTAREEQPGAAEPPYAAGGAHTLAARSVVLFRAVPG, from the coding sequence GTGTCGAGCGCACCCGAGCAGGAGGCGGTGGCGGATGAGCCAGTCGCCCCACCCGCGGACATCCGCCCCGGCAGCCCCACGCCCCTGGGGGCCCGCTACCGCACCGGCCCCGACGGCATCGCCGGCACCAACTTCGCCCTCTGGGCGGGCGGCGCCGAGGCCGTGGAGCTCTGTCTCTTCGACGACGCGGAGCGCGAGACGCGCCATGCGCTGACCGAGCTCACCCATGAGATCTGGCACGGCTTCCTGCCCGGTGTCCGCCCCGGCCAGCGCTACGGCTACCGGGTGCACGGCCGCTGGGACCCCTGGACCGGCGCCCGCTGGAACCCGGCGAAGCTGCTGCTGGACCCGTACGCCAGGGCCGTGGACGGCGACTTCGGCACCCGTACGGAGCCCGCGGGGGCGGGTTTCGCGCTGCCGGCCCAGCTCTACGGGCACGTCCGGGACTGGCCCGAGCAGCGGGCCGCCGACACCGTGCGCGACGACCGGGACTCGGCGCCGTACGTCCCCAAGGGCGTCGTGGTCGGGGAGGACACCGGGGAGGAGGGCGGCGCCGACGAGTGGCAGGACGACCGCCGGCCCAAGACGCCCTGGCCGGACTCCGTGCTCTACGAACTGCACGTGCGCGGTTTCACGATGCGCCATCCCGGTGTCCCCGAGCGGCTGCGGGGCACGTACGCGGGGCTCGCGCACCCCGCCGCGCTGGAGCACCTGGTCCGGCTCGGCGTCACCGCCGTCGAGCTGCTGCCCGTCCACCAGTTCGCGCACGAGGACCACCTGGTGCGCCGGGGGCTGCGCAACTACTGGGGCTACAACTCCATCGGCTACTTCGCGCCCCACGCCGGATACGCCGCCACGGGCACCCGGGGGCAGCAGGTCGGCGAGTTCAAGCGGATGGTGCGGGCGCTGCACGACGCGGGCATCGAGGTGATCCTCGACGTCGTCTACAACCACACCGCGGAGGCCGGCGAGCTGGGCCCGACGCTCTCGCTGCGGGGCATCGACAACCGCGGCTACTACCGGCTGGCGGGCGAGGCCCGCCGCTACACCGACTACACCGGCTGCGGCAACACCCTGCACGTCGTCCAGCCGCACGTCCTGCGCCTGATCACCGACTCGCTGCGCTACTGGGTCACCGAGATGGGCGTGGACGGCTTCCGCTTCGACCTGGCGGCCGCGCTGGCCCGCTCCCTGCACGACGTCGACATGCTCTCGCCGTTCCTCGCGGTGATCGCCCAGGACCCGGTGCTGCGCCGGGTCAAGCTGATCGCCGAGCCCTGGGACGTGGGCTCCGGCGGCTACCAGGTCGGCGCCTTCCCCCCGTTGTGGACGGAGTGGAACGACCGCTACCGCGACACCGTCCGCGACTTCTGGCGCGGCGCCCAGCACGACGTGCGCGACCTGGGCTACCGGCTCTCCGGATCGAGCGACCTCTACGCCTGGGGCGGCCGCCGCCCGTACGCCTCGGTCAACTTCATCACCGCGCACGACGGCTTCACCCTGCGCGACCTGGTCAGCTACGAGCACAAGCGCAACGCGGACAACGGCGAGGGCAACCGCGACGGCACGCACGACAACCGGTCGTGGAACTGCGGCGCCGAGGGCGAGACCGACGACCGGGAGGTCCGCGCCCTGCGCCGCCGCCAGCTGCGCAACCTCCTGACCACCCTGCTGCTGTCGACGGGCGTGCCGATGCTGGTCGCCGGCGACGAGATGGGCCGCACCCAGCACGGCAACAACAACGCCTACTGCCAGGACAACGCGACGAGTTGGGTGGACTGGTCGCTGCTGGACGACCCGGAGTGGCGCCCGCTGGCCGGCCTCGCCGCCCGCCTCATCGCCCTGCGCCGCGCGCACCCCGTCCTGCGGCGCCGGGCGTTCTTCTCCGGCCGGCCGCACCACCGCGGCGGTCTGCGCGATCTGGCGTGGTTCACCGCGGACGGCACGGAGATGACCGAACAGGACTGGTACACCCCGGGAGCCACGCTGGGCATGTACCTCTCCGGGAACGACATCTCCCAGCACGACGCCCGGGGCATCCGCGTCGTCGACGACAGCTTCCTGGCGGTGCTGCACGCCGCCGACCGGCCCCTTCCCTTCACCCTCCCCGGGCCGCCCTGGGCGCGCGCCTACGAACTCCTCGTCGACACGGCGCGGGAGGAGCAGCCGGGGGCGGCCGAACCGCCGTACGCGGCGGGCGGCGCGCACACGCTGGCCGCGCGGTCGGTGGTGCTGTTCCGGGCCGTGCCGGGCTGA
- a CDS encoding ABC transporter ATP-binding protein translates to MSDTAQTSPPTDRTGLPRPPRSAVRSLVRLWPFARPVRARLGIAACVAVLASCLSLVIPLVLKWLVDGPVAARDPGGVWLGGGCLLLLGVAEALLFGLRRRLVARPLARVEAAMREALYRHLQRLPVSFHDRWSSGQLLSRGTTDLQLVRLFLAFPLTFLLVNATTILVGAVLLLVQRWSLGLVLLAPVLPLMVLCSVFEAKYGRAARLTQDQLGDLTTVVEESVLGIRIIKGFGRHRSQARAFRRLTHALRTSELRKARLLTWILGFNTTLPEIAIGGALVLGTLQVADGALSAGTLVAFLSTALALRWPVESIGFLLAMANEAASATERYFEVLDEPAVDETGRGGPVAGGRAVGGTAVGGPATDVREAREPAAADGPAKESHAPDGPAPAPPREKPPAASGAGGLVFSGVVFRYPDAPPDDPPLLKDVTLHIRPGETMALVGATGSGKTTLTSLVPRLYDPTAGRIVLDGRDLATLSRQEARALVAVAFEEPTLFSATAAENVLMGAERAHEGELRRALAVAQADGFVDALPEGSATQVGEQGLSLSGGQRQRLALARAVVGRPRFLILDDPLSALDVHTEALVEAALRRVLATTTALVVAHRPSTVLLADRVALLSGGRIAAVGTHQQLLRDNPEYASLMSGEGEGAR, encoded by the coding sequence ATGTCCGATACCGCGCAGACCTCGCCCCCGACCGACCGGACCGGCTTACCCCGGCCCCCGCGCTCCGCCGTGCGCTCGCTGGTGCGCCTGTGGCCGTTCGCCCGGCCCGTGCGGGCCCGCCTGGGCATCGCCGCGTGCGTGGCGGTGCTCGCCTCGTGCCTCAGCCTGGTCATTCCGCTGGTGCTCAAGTGGCTGGTGGACGGGCCGGTGGCGGCGCGCGATCCGGGCGGGGTGTGGCTCGGCGGCGGCTGTCTCCTGCTGCTCGGCGTCGCGGAGGCGCTGCTGTTCGGCCTGCGGCGCCGGCTGGTGGCCCGTCCGCTGGCCCGGGTGGAGGCGGCGATGCGCGAGGCGCTCTACCGCCATCTGCAGCGGTTGCCGGTCTCCTTCCACGACCGCTGGTCGTCCGGTCAGCTGTTGTCGCGCGGCACCACCGACCTCCAGCTGGTGCGCCTGTTCCTCGCCTTCCCCCTGACCTTCCTGCTGGTCAACGCCACGACCATCCTGGTGGGCGCGGTGCTCCTGCTGGTCCAGCGCTGGTCGCTGGGACTGGTGCTGCTGGCGCCGGTGCTGCCGCTGATGGTCCTGTGCTCGGTCTTCGAGGCGAAGTACGGGCGCGCCGCGCGCCTGACCCAGGACCAGCTCGGCGATCTGACGACGGTGGTCGAGGAGTCGGTGCTCGGCATCCGGATCATCAAGGGCTTCGGACGCCACCGCAGCCAGGCCCGCGCCTTCCGGCGGCTGACCCACGCGCTGCGCACGTCCGAACTCCGCAAGGCCCGGCTGCTGACCTGGATCCTGGGCTTCAACACCACGCTCCCGGAGATCGCGATCGGCGGCGCCCTGGTGCTCGGCACCCTCCAGGTGGCCGACGGTGCGCTGTCCGCCGGCACCCTCGTCGCCTTCCTGTCGACCGCGCTGGCGCTGCGCTGGCCGGTGGAGTCGATCGGCTTCCTGCTGGCCATGGCCAACGAGGCGGCCTCGGCCACCGAGCGGTACTTCGAGGTCCTGGACGAGCCGGCGGTGGACGAGACGGGGAGGGGCGGACCGGTGGCGGGCGGGAGGGCCGTGGGCGGTACGGCCGTGGGCGGGCCCGCGACAGACGTACGGGAGGCGCGTGAGCCGGCGGCGGCCGACGGACCGGCAAAGGAGAGTCATGCACCGGACGGACCGGCACCGGCCCCGCCACGAGAGAAACCGCCCGCGGCGTCCGGCGCCGGCGGGCTGGTCTTCTCCGGCGTCGTGTTCCGCTACCCCGACGCGCCGCCGGACGACCCGCCCCTCCTCAAGGACGTCACCCTGCACATCCGCCCCGGCGAGACAATGGCGCTGGTCGGGGCGACGGGCAGCGGGAAGACCACGCTCACCTCGCTGGTGCCGCGGCTGTACGACCCGACCGCGGGCCGCATCGTCCTCGACGGGCGGGACCTGGCGACGCTCAGCCGCCAGGAGGCCCGCGCGCTGGTCGCGGTGGCCTTCGAGGAGCCGACGCTGTTCTCGGCGACCGCCGCGGAGAACGTCCTGATGGGCGCGGAGCGGGCCCACGAGGGCGAGCTGCGGCGGGCGTTGGCGGTGGCGCAGGCCGACGGCTTCGTCGACGCCCTGCCCGAGGGCAGCGCCACCCAGGTCGGCGAACAGGGGCTGAGCCTGTCCGGCGGGCAGCGGCAGCGGCTCGCCCTGGCCCGCGCCGTGGTCGGCCGGCCGCGCTTCCTGATCCTCGACGATCCGCTCTCCGCCCTCGACGTGCACACCGAGGCCCTGGTGGAGGCGGCGCTGCGCCGGGTCCTGGCCACCACCACCGCGCTGGTCGTCGCCCACCGGCCGTCCACGGTCCTGCTCGCCGACCGGGTGGCGCTGCTGTCCGGCGGCCGGATCGCCGCCGTCGGCACGCATCAGCAACTCCTGCGGGACAACCCGGAGTACGCCAGCTTGATGTCCGGCGAGGGAGAGGGCGCCCGATGA
- a CDS encoding ABC transporter ATP-binding protein, with translation MTTTATGLPSDGPEGRPEPQQQPPSAPRPAPAEGAPDADAFTRDELPTPKGASRALLGSLLAPHRRRVAAVAVALLLQQAAVQAGPLLVAYALDRAVPALRAGDQGPLVAVAVAAVLCAVASGGLQFGFIQLSARVSQDVLLDLRGRIFRHAQALSLDFHERYTSGRLISRATTDVESLRELLEEGLQELITIVLSTVYITVTLLWLDWGLGTAALASAAPLALLVRSFRRRAHRVYGAKSTAMAGVIVQFTETLNGIRPVQAFRRERPNDAAFARLNHDHARVNGDTALEMARYVVSSRLVANTAVAAIVLWGAHRVATGDLALGVLAAGVLYLRRLYDPIDRLGMFLNAYESAAASLQKIAGLLARRPGVPEPDAPAALPAVAAARPGREVAFHGVRFAYRTGREVLPRFDLTLAAGATVAVVGATGAGKSTLAKLLARFYDPTEGRVLLDGVDLRALSTTALRRSVVMVTQEAFLFSGSVADNIALGRPDATREEIEHAARAIGAHDFIAALPDGYDTDVRKRGGRISAGQRQLVGFARALLADPAVLILDEATSSLDIPGERAVQHAMATVLRGRTALVIAHRLSTVEIADRVLVMADGRIVEDGPPDELITGRGRFAALHRAWRDSVG, from the coding sequence ATGACCACCACCGCGACCGGCCTGCCGTCCGACGGCCCCGAGGGCCGCCCGGAACCGCAGCAGCAGCCCCCGTCCGCGCCCCGGCCCGCGCCGGCCGAGGGCGCCCCCGACGCCGACGCCTTCACCCGGGACGAGCTGCCGACCCCCAAGGGGGCCTCGCGCGCCCTCCTGGGGTCCCTGCTGGCCCCGCACCGGCGACGGGTCGCGGCGGTGGCCGTCGCGCTGCTGCTCCAGCAGGCCGCCGTGCAGGCCGGTCCGCTGCTGGTCGCCTACGCCCTCGACCGCGCGGTCCCGGCCCTGCGGGCGGGCGACCAGGGGCCGCTGGTCGCCGTGGCGGTGGCGGCGGTGCTGTGCGCGGTGGCGTCCGGCGGGCTGCAGTTCGGCTTCATCCAGCTCTCCGCGCGGGTCAGCCAGGACGTGCTGCTCGACCTGCGCGGCCGGATCTTCCGGCACGCGCAGGCGCTCAGCCTGGACTTCCACGAGCGCTACACCTCCGGCCGGCTGATCTCCCGCGCCACCACCGACGTGGAGTCGCTGCGCGAACTCCTGGAGGAGGGGCTGCAGGAGCTGATCACGATCGTGCTCTCGACGGTCTACATCACCGTCACCCTGCTCTGGCTGGACTGGGGGCTCGGCACGGCCGCCCTCGCCTCCGCCGCGCCGCTCGCCCTCCTCGTCCGCTCCTTCCGGCGCCGTGCACACCGCGTCTACGGCGCGAAGTCCACGGCGATGGCGGGCGTCATCGTGCAGTTCACCGAGACCCTCAACGGCATCCGCCCGGTGCAGGCGTTCCGCCGCGAGCGGCCGAACGACGCCGCCTTCGCCCGGCTGAACCACGACCACGCCCGGGTCAACGGCGACACCGCGCTGGAGATGGCGCGCTATGTCGTCTCGTCCCGGCTGGTGGCCAACACGGCGGTCGCCGCGATCGTCCTGTGGGGCGCCCACCGCGTCGCCACCGGCGACCTGGCGCTCGGCGTGCTGGCCGCCGGGGTGCTCTATCTGCGGCGGCTGTACGACCCCATCGACCGGCTCGGGATGTTCCTCAACGCCTACGAGTCCGCGGCCGCCTCGCTCCAGAAGATCGCTGGGCTGCTGGCCCGGCGCCCCGGCGTCCCGGAGCCGGACGCCCCCGCGGCGCTGCCGGCCGTCGCCGCGGCCCGGCCGGGCCGCGAAGTCGCCTTCCACGGCGTCCGCTTCGCCTACCGCACCGGCCGCGAGGTGCTGCCCCGCTTCGACCTGACCCTCGCGGCGGGCGCGACCGTCGCCGTGGTGGGGGCCACCGGCGCCGGCAAGTCCACCCTCGCCAAGCTGCTGGCCCGCTTCTACGACCCCACCGAGGGCCGGGTGCTGCTCGACGGCGTCGACCTGCGGGCGCTGTCCACCACCGCCCTGCGCCGCAGCGTCGTCATGGTCACCCAGGAGGCGTTCCTGTTCTCCGGCTCGGTCGCCGACAACATCGCCCTCGGCCGCCCGGACGCCACCCGCGAGGAGATCGAACACGCCGCGCGGGCCATCGGCGCCCATGACTTCATCGCCGCGCTGCCGGACGGCTACGACACCGACGTCCGCAAGCGCGGCGGCCGCATCTCGGCCGGCCAGCGCCAGTTGGTCGGCTTCGCCCGCGCCCTGCTGGCCGACCCCGCCGTCCTCATCCTCGACGAGGCCACCAGCTCGCTGGACATCCCCGGCGAACGCGCGGTGCAGCACGCCATGGCCACGGTCCTGCGGGGCCGTACCGCGCTGGTGATCGCCCATCGCCTCTCGACCGTCGAGATCGCCGACCGGGTCCTGGTGATGGCCGACGGCCGGATCGTGGAGGACGGCCCGCCGGACGAACTCATCACGGGCCGGGGCCGGTTCGCCGCACTGCACCGGGCGTGGCGGGACAGCGTGGGGTAG
- a CDS encoding ABC transporter transmembrane domain-containing protein, producing MTDTERGGPEVPHPRGPGRYLWWLVVSQRGRVAAGAAYGSLWMVGLMLPPYVLSRAIDDGLAPGRTPVLLGWTAVLLGVGVMNAWLAVMRHRTMTRIRMDATFRTVRALMAQTVRLGASLSRGTTAGEVVTIGIGDVAVLSQTLTMTGPGVGGVLAYAVVAFLLLAVSPLLAVVVLLGVPLLAVLVGPLLGRLQGSQTRYRERQSGLAALLTDLVGGLRVLGGLGGKAVFADRYRHASRELRDEGYRVGAVTSWVQALGLGLPTLFLAAVTWPAARMAAQGTLTAGELVAVYGYAAALVVPVSFFIEGGYDLTRGLVAARRVVRFLALEPDGAGAAGATRDAPAVPSVLHDPESGVEVVPGQLTALVAARPAESAAVVDRLGRFADSAATWGAVRLDAIAPARLRDRLLVADNEADLFAGTLREVVCGRRDRTGEAIDHAVRTALAEDIVRGLPGGLDAPVEARGRNLSGGQRQRLRLVRALLADPEVLLAVEPTSAVDAHTEAALAARLHAARAGRTTVVTSTSPLLLDRADRVCFLVGGTVAAVGSHRELLGARPAYRRLVSRGVDEEADGTGGPAGAAGRPVTG from the coding sequence ATGACGGACACCGAGCGCGGCGGCCCGGAGGTGCCCCACCCCCGCGGTCCCGGGCGGTACCTGTGGTGGCTGGTGGTCAGTCAGCGGGGGCGGGTGGCGGCGGGGGCCGCGTACGGGAGCCTGTGGATGGTGGGGCTGATGCTGCCGCCGTATGTGCTGTCGCGGGCGATCGACGACGGGCTGGCGCCCGGCCGGACGCCGGTGCTGCTCGGGTGGACCGCGGTGCTGCTCGGGGTGGGGGTGATGAACGCCTGGCTGGCGGTCATGCGCCATCGCACGATGACGCGTATCCGGATGGACGCCACCTTCCGTACGGTGCGTGCCCTCATGGCGCAGACCGTGCGGCTGGGGGCGTCGCTGTCCCGCGGGACGACGGCCGGGGAGGTCGTCACGATCGGGATCGGCGATGTCGCGGTGCTCAGCCAGACGCTGACGATGACCGGGCCGGGCGTCGGCGGGGTGCTGGCGTACGCGGTGGTGGCCTTCCTGCTGCTGGCCGTCTCACCGCTGCTGGCCGTGGTGGTGCTGCTGGGCGTGCCGTTGCTCGCGGTGCTGGTCGGGCCGCTGCTGGGGCGGCTGCAAGGGTCGCAGACGCGCTATCGCGAGCGGCAGAGCGGGCTGGCGGCGCTGCTGACGGACCTGGTCGGCGGGCTGCGGGTGCTGGGCGGCCTCGGCGGGAAGGCGGTGTTCGCCGACCGCTACCGGCACGCCTCGCGGGAACTGCGCGACGAGGGGTACCGGGTCGGGGCGGTGACGAGCTGGGTCCAGGCGCTGGGGCTCGGCCTGCCGACGCTGTTCCTGGCCGCGGTCACCTGGCCGGCGGCCCGGATGGCGGCCCAGGGCACGCTCACGGCGGGCGAGTTGGTGGCGGTCTACGGCTACGCGGCGGCGCTGGTGGTGCCGGTGTCGTTCTTCATCGAGGGCGGCTACGACCTCACCCGGGGACTGGTCGCCGCCCGGCGGGTCGTACGGTTCCTGGCGCTGGAGCCGGACGGCGCGGGGGCGGCCGGCGCCACCCGCGACGCGCCCGCCGTCCCGTCCGTGCTGCACGATCCGGAGTCCGGCGTCGAGGTGGTGCCCGGGCAGCTGACCGCGCTGGTCGCCGCCCGGCCCGCCGAGTCGGCGGCGGTGGTCGACCGCCTCGGCCGGTTCGCGGACTCGGCCGCGACCTGGGGCGCGGTACGTCTCGACGCGATCGCGCCGGCCCGCCTCCGCGACCGGCTCCTGGTGGCGGACAACGAGGCGGACCTGTTCGCCGGGACGCTGCGCGAGGTGGTCTGCGGCCGCCGGGACCGGACCGGGGAGGCGATCGACCACGCCGTCCGCACGGCGCTGGCCGAGGACATCGTCCGCGGTCTGCCGGGCGGGCTCGACGCCCCCGTCGAGGCGCGGGGCCGCAACCTCTCCGGCGGGCAGCGGCAACGGCTGCGCCTGGTGCGGGCGTTGCTGGCCGACCCCGAGGTGCTGCTCGCCGTCGAGCCGACCTCGGCGGTCGACGCCCACACCGAGGCGGCGCTCGCGGCCCGGCTGCACGCCGCCCGTGCGGGCCGTACGACCGTGGTCACCAGCACCTCCCCGCTGCTGCTCGACCGGGCCGACCGGGTGTGCTTCCTGGTCGGCGGCACGGTCGCGGCCGTCGGCAGCCACCGTGAACTCCTCGGCGCCCGGCCCGCGTACCGCCGCCTGGTCTCCCGCGGCGTGGACGAGGAGGCCGACGGCACCGGCGGTCCCGCGGGCGCGGCCGGGCGCCCCGTGACCGGGTAG
- a CDS encoding ABC transporter ATP-binding protein, with amino-acid sequence MTAASARADSALPVADPATTRRAALRLVRRDGRAFALTLTLNALAAAAGLAGPWLLGRIVDTVRDGGGVHTVDRLAPAILVCAVAQLLLARYARLAGYRFGERTLARVREQYVDRALALPAATVERAGTGDLTARGTADVTAVAETLRDAAPEVFVAAVQALFLLAAVVVLDPRLGACGLGLLCGLFAVRWYLRRASAAYLAEGAAASALAELLAATAEGARTVEALGLGERRTAACEEAVGRCRRTRTRTLFLRSVLLPAVDASHVLPVVGVLLAGGALQSRGALSLGVVVSAALYLRQLSEPLETILFRVEQLQAATAAFARVEGLGRAPGTAAAVPAARRPRPAPEPSPVPAATAAPADDRIDVTAVRYAYPAAADGPHAAPRDVLHGVDLSVRPGERLAVVGPSGAGKSTLGRLLAGVDAPRSGSVTVGGVPVAALDPEVLRRQVVLVTQEHHVFLGTVRDNLRIAAPGAGDAALRAALAAVGADWAEELPAGLDTALGAGGHRPDGAQAQQLALARVVLADPHTLILDEATALLDPRTARHTERALAAVLTGRTVIAIAHRLHTAHDADRVAVMEGGRLTELGTHDELVAAGGAYAALWRSWHGREADG; translated from the coding sequence ATGACGGCGGCATCCGCACGGGCGGACTCCGCGCTGCCGGTGGCCGATCCGGCCACGACGCGGCGGGCGGCGCTCCGGCTGGTCCGGCGCGACGGCCGGGCCTTCGCCCTGACGCTGACGCTCAACGCGCTGGCCGCGGCGGCCGGTCTGGCCGGCCCGTGGCTGCTCGGCCGGATCGTGGACACGGTGCGCGACGGCGGCGGGGTGCACACGGTCGACCGGCTGGCGCCGGCCATCCTGGTGTGCGCGGTGGCGCAGTTGCTGCTGGCCCGGTACGCCCGGCTCGCCGGGTACCGCTTCGGCGAGCGGACCCTGGCACGGGTGCGGGAGCAGTACGTCGACCGGGCGCTGGCGCTGCCGGCCGCGACGGTGGAGCGGGCGGGCACCGGCGATCTGACGGCCCGCGGCACCGCGGACGTGACGGCGGTCGCCGAGACGCTGCGGGACGCCGCGCCGGAGGTCTTCGTCGCCGCGGTGCAGGCGCTGTTCCTGCTCGCCGCGGTGGTCGTGCTCGATCCGCGGCTCGGCGCGTGCGGGCTGGGGCTGTTGTGCGGCCTGTTCGCCGTCCGGTGGTATCTGCGCCGGGCGTCCGCCGCGTATCTGGCGGAGGGGGCGGCGGCCTCGGCGCTCGCCGAGCTGCTGGCGGCCACGGCCGAGGGCGCCCGGACCGTCGAGGCGCTGGGGCTCGGGGAGCGCCGGACGGCGGCGTGCGAGGAGGCGGTCGGGCGCTGCCGGCGCACCCGTACCCGCACGCTGTTCCTGCGCAGCGTGCTGCTGCCCGCCGTGGACGCCTCCCACGTCCTGCCGGTGGTCGGCGTCCTGCTGGCCGGCGGGGCGCTGCAGAGCCGGGGCGCCCTCAGCCTGGGCGTCGTCGTCTCCGCCGCGCTGTATCTGCGGCAGCTGTCCGAGCCGCTGGAGACGATCCTGTTCCGGGTCGAGCAACTGCAGGCCGCCACCGCCGCGTTCGCCCGTGTCGAGGGCCTGGGCCGGGCGCCCGGGACCGCCGCGGCTGTCCCCGCGGCCCGCCGGCCCCGGCCCGCCCCGGAGCCCTCCCCCGTCCCGGCCGCAACCGCCGCGCCCGCCGACGACCGCATCGACGTCACCGCCGTGCGCTACGCCTACCCGGCCGCGGCGGACGGCCCGCACGCCGCGCCCCGCGACGTGCTGCACGGTGTCGATCTGAGCGTCCGCCCCGGCGAACGCCTCGCCGTGGTCGGCCCCTCGGGGGCCGGCAAGTCCACCCTGGGACGGCTGCTGGCCGGCGTCGACGCGCCGCGCAGCGGGTCGGTGACGGTGGGCGGGGTGCCGGTCGCCGCGCTGGACCCGGAGGTGCTGCGCCGGCAGGTCGTCCTGGTGACCCAGGAGCACCATGTCTTCCTGGGCACCGTCCGGGACAACCTGCGGATCGCCGCGCCCGGCGCCGGGGACGCGGCGCTGCGGGCCGCGCTGGCGGCCGTGGGCGCCGACTGGGCCGAGGAGCTGCCGGCCGGTCTGGACACCGCGCTCGGCGCCGGCGGCCACCGTCCGGACGGCGCGCAGGCCCAGCAACTGGCCCTGGCCCGGGTGGTGCTGGCGGATCCGCACACCCTGATCCTGGACGAGGCGACGGCGCTGCTCGACCCCCGCACGGCGCGGCACACCGAACGCGCCCTGGCCGCCGTGCTGACGGGCCGTACGGTCATCGCCATCGCCCACCGGCTGCACACCGCGCACGACGCGGACCGGGTGGCCGTCATGGAGGGCGGCCGGCTCACCGAACTCGGCACGCACGACGAGCTGGTGGCGGCGGGTGGCGCCTACGCCGCGCTGTGGCGCTCCTGGCACGGCCGGGAGGCGGACGGCTGA